One window of the Microtus ochrogaster isolate Prairie Vole_2 chromosome 10, MicOch1.0, whole genome shotgun sequence genome contains the following:
- the LOC101994101 gene encoding major urinary protein 4-like isoform X3, translating to MKLLLLLLLGLELTLVCIHTEEQTGAIGKSFTPEKIEGKWYSVGLASDKREIIEEHGSMRIFVEHIHVFKNSSLAFHFHTVINGECTELYLVSDKTEKDGEYYVKYDGDNIFNVLATDYDGYIIFHLRNINNGETFQLMELYGRKTELSSNIKEKFVDLCKKHGIVEENILDLTGWYLIPECVLVLTLQIAVSRPEMEERLDPPVLNGDSSPGLQHHPFLCTHQPVTKSVI from the exons atgaagctgctgctgctgctgctgctgggtttGGAGCTGACTCTAGTCTGTATCCACACAGAAGAACAAACTGGTGCCATCGGAAAGAGCTTTACTCCAGAAAAG ATTGAGGGAAAATGGTATTCTGTTGGCTTGGCCTCtgacaaaagagaaataatagaagAACATGGCAGCATGAGAATTTTCGTGGAGCACATCCATGTCTTCAAGAATTCTTCCTTAGCCTTTCATTTCCATACTGT GATAAATGGGGAGTGTACTGAGCTGTATTTAGTTTctgacaaaacagaaaaggatggtGAATATTATGTCAAAT ATGATGGAGACAATATCTTTAATGTACTTGCTACAGACTATGATGGTTATATTATATTTCATCTCAGAAATATCAACAATGGGGAAACGTTCCAGCTGATGGAGCTCTATG GCCGGAAAACAGAGTTGAGTTCAAACATCAAGGAAAAGTTTGTGGATCTATGCAAGAAGCATGGAATTGTTGAGGAAAATATATTGGACCTAACTGGG TGGTACCTGATACCTGAATGTGTTCTTGTTCTCACCCTGCAGATCGCTGTCTCCAGGCCCGAGATGGAGGAGAGGCTTGATCCTCCAG TGTTGAATGGGGACTCCTCACCTGGACTCCAGCATCATCCCTTCCTGTGCACACACCAGCCTGTGACAAAATCTGTGATCTGA
- the LOC101994101 gene encoding major urinary protein 4-like isoform X2 — MKLLLLLLLGLELTLVCIHTEEQTGAIGKSFTPEKIEGKWYSVGLASDKREIIEEHGSMRIFVEHIHVFKNSSLAFHFHTVINGECTELYLVSDKTEKDGEYYVKYDGDNIFNVLATDYDGYIIFHLRNINNGETFQLMELYGRKTELSSNIKEKFVDLCKKHGIVEENILDLTGVDRCLQARDGGEA; from the exons atgaagctgctgctgctgctgctgctgggtttGGAGCTGACTCTAGTCTGTATCCACACAGAAGAACAAACTGGTGCCATCGGAAAGAGCTTTACTCCAGAAAAG ATTGAGGGAAAATGGTATTCTGTTGGCTTGGCCTCtgacaaaagagaaataatagaagAACATGGCAGCATGAGAATTTTCGTGGAGCACATCCATGTCTTCAAGAATTCTTCCTTAGCCTTTCATTTCCATACTGT GATAAATGGGGAGTGTACTGAGCTGTATTTAGTTTctgacaaaacagaaaaggatggtGAATATTATGTCAAAT ATGATGGAGACAATATCTTTAATGTACTTGCTACAGACTATGATGGTTATATTATATTTCATCTCAGAAATATCAACAATGGGGAAACGTTCCAGCTGATGGAGCTCTATG GCCGGAAAACAGAGTTGAGTTCAAACATCAAGGAAAAGTTTGTGGATCTATGCAAGAAGCATGGAATTGTTGAGGAAAATATATTGGACCTAACTGGGGTTG ATCGCTGTCTCCAGGCCCGAGATGGAGGAGAGGCTTGA
- the LOC101994101 gene encoding major urinary protein 4-like isoform X1 → MDINKTCRGIAGHGHQHDLWKQCGSQKSLKELLLLLLLGLELTLVCIHTEEQTGAIGKSFTPEKIEGKWYSVGLASDKREIIEEHGSMRIFVEHIHVFKNSSLAFHFHTVINGECTELYLVSDKTEKDGEYYVKYDGDNIFNVLATDYDGYIIFHLRNINNGETFQLMELYGRKTELSSNIKEKFVDLCKKHGIVEENILDLTGVDRCLQARDGGEA, encoded by the exons atgGACATCAACAAAACCTGTCGGGGCATTGCAGGCCATGGGCACCAGCATGATCTCTGGAAGCAGTGTGGATCACAGAAGTCTTTGAAGGAG ctgctgctgctgctgctgctgggtttGGAGCTGACTCTAGTCTGTATCCACACAGAAGAACAAACTGGTGCCATCGGAAAGAGCTTTACTCCAGAAAAG ATTGAGGGAAAATGGTATTCTGTTGGCTTGGCCTCtgacaaaagagaaataatagaagAACATGGCAGCATGAGAATTTTCGTGGAGCACATCCATGTCTTCAAGAATTCTTCCTTAGCCTTTCATTTCCATACTGT GATAAATGGGGAGTGTACTGAGCTGTATTTAGTTTctgacaaaacagaaaaggatggtGAATATTATGTCAAAT ATGATGGAGACAATATCTTTAATGTACTTGCTACAGACTATGATGGTTATATTATATTTCATCTCAGAAATATCAACAATGGGGAAACGTTCCAGCTGATGGAGCTCTATG GCCGGAAAACAGAGTTGAGTTCAAACATCAAGGAAAAGTTTGTGGATCTATGCAAGAAGCATGGAATTGTTGAGGAAAATATATTGGACCTAACTGGGGTTG ATCGCTGTCTCCAGGCCCGAGATGGAGGAGAGGCTTGA